From the Synechococcus sp. Nb3U1 genome, the window GTTTGTTGACAGAAAGAAGGTGCGCGTGACCGGGCCGTTCACCGTGGAGGCCGTGCCTGCGCCGGTGGTGAAGTCAGTGGATAGTGTATTGGGAATGGTGGATGGCGAAAGAAGCGAACCGCAAGAGACTATTCACGATTCACTAGCCACTAGCCACTTCGCCGCAACAGCGGCGAGAAGCGGCGAGACCTTACGCCAGGGCGAATGGCGCGACGAACTCTTGAGGACCGGCATCCGCGGCAAGGCGGGGCAATCCATCCGCTTCAGCCGCTTGGAGCCGCTGCCCGGCTGCCGCTGGCTGCACGCCGAGGGCGAAACCAAACCCAGCGCCGAAGGCGCTGATTCGGTGCGCGAGGAGGCCCCAGCCTACAACCCCATGCGCGTGGTCGTCTCCTTTGGCCCGGAACACGCCCCGCTCGAACAGCGGCAGGTGGCGCAGGCCATCGAAGAGGCCCAGCGCCTCGTGCCTAAGCCCAGACTCATTGTCTTTGCCGCATTCCAGTTCGATCCCGAAGCATCCAAAGACATCGACGAGACCAACTGGCCGGGCGTCACTCTGCTCAAGGCACAGATGAACGCTGACCTGTTGACCGACGACCTAAAGAAAAAGCGCGCGGGCAACGAGAGTTTCTGGCTCATCGGCCAGCCGGATGTGGTAGTGGAGAGTGAAGAGTGGATAGTGAATAGCCGGAAGGAGGCATTGGCGCCCTATGACGTCGTTGCAAAGTTATCGGGAGTTGATCGTCTGGCAAAAATCAATGGAGTTGGCCGAGATGATCTATCGCTATGCATCGCAATTGCCCAAAGAAGAGACCTATGGGATGCGCTCTCAACTGACGCGGGCGGCGGTGTCGATCCCGGCCAACATCGCCGAGGGGCAGGCGCGTCACAGCACCGGGGAGTTTCTTCAGTTTCTGGGCATAGCACGGGGATCCCTAGCTGAATTGGAGACGCTGCTGATTTTGTGCGGGAACTTGAATCTCTTGCCCCAGGAGAACGTCAACGACGCATTGAGCGCCTGCGACGAAATCGGGAAATTGCTGACCGGGCTCGTGAAATCATTGCGTCGCTGACGCTACCACTATCCACTACGCACAAGTCACTGTCCACGGCTTTGACTACTACAACACCAAGACCGGCGGCGTGGAATCGGGCGGCAAGGAAAGAATCGCCCTGTGGATGCTGGATACCGATTACGACGGGCGTAGCCTCTACCCGCGCCAGGTCTTCTTCCCGATGGCCGGCGATGACGAAGCCTGGGCGCGCCTCGCCCGCAACCTGAAAGCTGAAATTGACCCGGAGCGCATCCGCGCCTACTGGGGCACGGTCTCGCTGCCCTTTGAGCTGGGAGAATACAAACGCGTCGCCGTCAAAATTGTGGATGACCGGGGCATCGAGAGTTTGAAGGTGGTGGAGGTGGAGTGATGGGTAAAACCACCATAGACCGCCTCAT encodes:
- a CDS encoding four helix bundle protein, with the translated sequence MIYRYASQLPKEETYGMRSQLTRAAVSIPANIAEGQARHSTGEFLQFLGIARGSLAELETLLILCGNLNLLPQENVNDALSACDEIGKLLTGLVKSLRR